The following proteins are co-located in the Spinactinospora alkalitolerans genome:
- the brxD gene encoding BREX system ATP-binding protein BrxD, translated as MSNVSAARRGEVIDALRRGTVPQSGLDLFAVGLERFGNVLDKELATAAAGGAGFKAVRGEYGSGKTFFSRWLGERAKRANFAVTEIQVSETETPLHKLETVYRRLTERLATATQPPSALREIVDNWVYTLEEDVLDEGGIPEGPDGPDEQRLAAAVGELLERRLAEVARSNPGFAAALRGYHRAQTEGEPAIAEALIAWLGGQPNVSAAAKRYAGIKGDLDHFGALSALQGLLTLLQGCGHPGLLVVLDELETLQRARTDTREKALNALRQLLDEIAAGRFPGLYLVITGTPAFYDGQQGVQRLAPLAQRLATDFMPDPRHDNLRAAQIRLGGFDLERLHRLGIAIRELYVDGAEEPERIRARVGDAYLMELAEAIAGELGGQVGVAPRMFLRKLVDVIDRVNDIDDFDPRLHYRLTVKAADLNDVERNAWTQRAGSADEVELDL; from the coding sequence TTGAGCAACGTCAGCGCCGCTCGCCGCGGCGAAGTCATCGACGCGCTGCGGCGCGGGACCGTGCCACAGTCGGGGCTGGACCTGTTCGCGGTCGGCCTGGAACGGTTCGGGAACGTCCTCGACAAGGAGTTGGCGACCGCGGCCGCGGGCGGCGCAGGGTTCAAGGCTGTGCGCGGCGAGTACGGGTCCGGCAAGACGTTCTTCTCTCGCTGGCTGGGGGAGCGCGCCAAGCGGGCGAACTTCGCGGTGACCGAGATCCAGGTCTCGGAGACCGAGACTCCGCTGCACAAGCTGGAGACCGTCTACCGACGGCTCACGGAGCGGCTGGCCACGGCCACCCAACCGCCCAGCGCGCTGCGCGAGATCGTCGACAACTGGGTCTACACCCTGGAGGAGGACGTCCTCGACGAAGGCGGCATCCCCGAGGGGCCGGACGGCCCGGACGAGCAGCGGCTCGCCGCGGCGGTCGGCGAGCTCCTGGAACGCCGCCTGGCCGAGGTCGCGCGCAGCAACCCCGGGTTCGCCGCGGCCCTGCGCGGCTACCACCGGGCGCAGACGGAGGGCGAACCGGCGATCGCCGAAGCCCTCATCGCCTGGCTGGGCGGGCAGCCCAACGTCTCGGCCGCGGCCAAGCGCTACGCCGGGATCAAGGGCGACCTGGACCACTTCGGCGCCCTCTCCGCGCTCCAGGGCCTGCTCACCCTCCTGCAGGGGTGCGGCCACCCCGGCCTGCTGGTGGTGCTGGACGAGCTGGAGACCCTGCAACGGGCGCGTACCGACACCAGGGAGAAGGCGCTCAACGCGCTGCGCCAGCTGCTGGACGAGATCGCGGCCGGCCGCTTCCCAGGGCTCTATCTGGTGATCACCGGCACGCCCGCCTTCTACGACGGGCAGCAGGGCGTCCAGCGCCTCGCGCCGCTGGCGCAGCGGCTGGCCACCGACTTCATGCCGGACCCGCGCCACGACAACCTGCGGGCGGCCCAGATCCGGCTCGGCGGGTTCGACCTGGAGAGGCTGCACCGGCTCGGCATCGCCATCAGGGAGCTCTACGTCGACGGCGCCGAGGAGCCAGAGCGGATCCGGGCGCGGGTCGGCGACGCCTACCTGATGGAGCTCGCCGAGGCGATCGCCGGAGAGCTCGGCGGGCAGGTCGGGGTCGCGCCGCGGATGTTCCTGCGCAAGCTCGTCGACGTCATCGACCGGGTCAACGACATCGACGACTTCGACCCCCGGCTGCACTACCGACTCACCGTGAAGGCCGCCGACCTCAACGACGTCGAGCGCAACGCCTGGACCCAGCGCGCCGGATCCGCCGACGAGGTGGAACTCGACCTGTGA
- a CDS encoding DEAD/DEAH box helicase, whose protein sequence is MTATGSLDLLHPTLAHHVVNTLGWPGLRPLQREALAPLVGGEDAVLLAPTAGGKTEAAAFPLLSAMAAGGWTGVSLLYVCPIKALLNNLLPRLQSYAGWMGRSVGLWHGDVGTAARRRLLRRRPDILLTTPESLEGMLVSTKVDHRDVFAGVRAIVVDEVHAFAGDDRGWHLLAVLERLTRICGRPVQRVGLSATVGNPDDLLTWLQGSGAGKRPGRVIAPGVSLPGANSPAEPPPGDVELDYVGSLDNAAKVVAALHAGEKRLVFCDSRQAVEHLGAALRVRGVTTFLSHASLAVDERRRAEQAFAEARDCVIVSTSTLELGIDVGDLDRVVQVNAPGTVASFLQRIGRTGRRSGTRRNCLFLALDEPGLLRAAALLRLWGRHWVEPVVPTPEPRHIIAQQLLALCLQESQVGEHLWPEWWDGLEPFEHGEPIVAHLLREGFVDRDGGMLMIGPEAERRFGWRHFMELTTVFTAPPEFTVLHGRTEIGRANPALLSSREQGEGPRRLLLAGRSWAVTWVDWKRQKCFVEPADDGGGKARWDSTDRAGSSFALTRAVREVLLGADPPVRLTRRAVKALGKARERHIEHVHADGSVVTRTSGDVRWWTWAGTRTNLTLRATLTGLVDPAQQAHDSYLRLREDVDPARWAAVREGAADRIALPEVSEKALEGLKFTAALPSHLAARTLAARLADVEGARRLLGEPTRFVVG, encoded by the coding sequence GTGACCGCCACCGGCAGCCTCGACCTGCTGCACCCCACGCTGGCCCACCACGTCGTCAACACGCTGGGCTGGCCGGGGCTGCGGCCGCTGCAGCGCGAGGCGCTGGCGCCGCTGGTCGGGGGTGAGGACGCCGTCCTGCTCGCGCCGACCGCGGGCGGCAAGACCGAGGCCGCGGCCTTCCCGCTGCTGTCGGCGATGGCCGCGGGAGGGTGGACCGGAGTCTCGCTGCTGTATGTGTGCCCGATCAAGGCGCTGCTGAACAACCTGCTGCCGCGTCTGCAGAGCTACGCCGGATGGATGGGGCGCTCGGTCGGGCTGTGGCACGGCGACGTGGGCACCGCCGCGCGGCGGCGCCTCCTGCGCCGACGGCCCGACATCCTGCTGACCACGCCGGAGTCGCTGGAGGGGATGCTGGTCAGCACCAAGGTCGACCACCGGGACGTGTTCGCGGGAGTGCGGGCGATCGTGGTGGACGAGGTGCACGCCTTCGCAGGCGACGACCGGGGCTGGCACCTGCTGGCGGTGCTGGAGCGGCTCACCCGGATCTGCGGGCGCCCCGTCCAGCGGGTCGGGCTGTCGGCGACCGTCGGCAACCCCGACGACCTGCTCACCTGGCTGCAGGGCAGCGGTGCGGGGAAGCGGCCGGGCCGCGTCATCGCACCCGGGGTGAGCCTGCCCGGGGCGAATTCGCCCGCCGAACCGCCGCCGGGGGACGTGGAACTGGACTACGTCGGGTCGCTGGACAACGCCGCCAAGGTCGTCGCCGCGCTGCACGCCGGTGAGAAGCGGCTGGTGTTCTGCGACTCCCGCCAGGCCGTGGAGCATCTGGGCGCCGCGCTGCGCGTGCGGGGCGTCACCACATTCCTGTCGCACGCCTCCCTGGCGGTGGACGAGCGCCGCCGCGCCGAGCAGGCCTTCGCCGAGGCGCGCGACTGCGTGATCGTCTCCACCAGCACGCTGGAGCTGGGCATCGACGTCGGCGACCTCGACCGGGTCGTCCAGGTCAACGCGCCCGGAACGGTGGCCTCCTTCCTGCAGCGCATCGGCCGCACCGGGCGGCGCTCCGGCACGCGGCGCAACTGCCTGTTCCTCGCGCTGGACGAACCGGGGCTGCTGCGTGCGGCGGCGCTGCTGCGGCTGTGGGGGCGGCACTGGGTCGAGCCGGTCGTCCCCACGCCCGAGCCCCGGCACATCATCGCCCAGCAGCTGCTGGCGCTGTGCCTGCAGGAGTCGCAGGTGGGCGAGCACCTGTGGCCGGAGTGGTGGGACGGGCTGGAGCCGTTCGAGCACGGCGAGCCGATCGTGGCGCACCTGCTGCGCGAGGGGTTCGTGGACCGCGACGGCGGCATGCTGATGATCGGACCCGAGGCCGAGCGCAGGTTCGGGTGGCGGCACTTCATGGAGCTGACCACGGTCTTCACCGCGCCGCCGGAGTTCACGGTGCTGCACGGGCGCACCGAGATCGGGCGGGCCAACCCGGCGCTGCTGTCGTCCAGGGAACAGGGGGAGGGACCCCGGCGGCTGCTCCTCGCCGGCCGGAGCTGGGCGGTGACCTGGGTGGACTGGAAGCGGCAGAAGTGCTTCGTCGAACCGGCCGACGACGGCGGCGGCAAGGCGCGCTGGGACTCCACCGACCGGGCGGGCTCATCGTTCGCGCTGACCCGTGCCGTGCGCGAGGTGCTGCTGGGAGCGGACCCGCCGGTGCGCCTGACCCGGCGCGCGGTCAAGGCCCTGGGCAAGGCGCGCGAGCGCCACATCGAGCACGTGCACGCCGACGGCTCGGTCGTCACCCGCACCTCCGGTGACGTCCGCTGGTGGACCTGGGCCGGGACCAGGACCAACCTGACCCTGCGCGCCACCCTCACCGGCCTCGTCGACCCCGCTCAGCAGGCGCACGACAGCTACCTCCGGCTCCGCGAGGACGTCGATCCCGCCAGGTGGGCGGCCGTCCGAGAGGGCGCCGCCGACCGCATCGCGCTGCCCGAGGTCAGCGAGAAGGCGTTGGAAGGCCTGAAGTTCACCGCGGCACTCCCGTCCCACCTGGCCGCCCGCACCCTGGCGGCCAGACTGGCCGACGTGGAGGGCGCACGACGGCTGCTGGGGGAGCCGACGAGGTTCGTCGTCGGGTAA
- a CDS encoding PASTA domain-containing protein gives MPEYTWELVDSETGEKIDIPERTSMTMPDLSGKRGDLAVTMLQDAGYAGTTSELRFANIDPSEDGSVWMRANWVVVEQSVPAGEEIEVDADITLGVVRPLL, from the coding sequence ATGCCTGAATACACCTGGGAACTGGTGGACTCCGAGACTGGTGAGAAGATTGATATACCCGAGCGGACGTCCATGACGATGCCTGATCTCTCAGGTAAGCGTGGAGATCTGGCGGTGACCATGCTCCAGGACGCGGGGTATGCGGGGACTACATCTGAGCTTCGGTTTGCAAACATCGACCCATCTGAAGACGGCAGTGTGTGGATGCGCGCAAATTGGGTGGTAGTAGAGCAGTCGGTTCCCGCCGGGGAGGAAATTGAGGTTGACGCAGATATCACCCTAGGCGTCGTGCGTCCGCTATTGTAG